The Mucilaginibacter yixingensis genome window below encodes:
- a CDS encoding 4Fe-4S dicluster domain-containing protein, with product MAIKITDECINCGACEPECPNNAIYDAGAAWRFSDGTGLRGVIDFGDGNTLNAEETQAALSDDIYYIVPDKCTECVGFHDEPQCAAVCPVDCCVDDEDVRESEEELLAKKDWLHMNE from the coding sequence ATGGCGATTAAAATCACCGACGAATGCATAAACTGCGGAGCTTGTGAACCGGAGTGCCCAAATAACGCTATCTACGATGCCGGCGCTGCTTGGCGTTTTAGCGATGGAACAGGCCTGCGCGGCGTTATTGACTTTGGCGACGGTAACACCCTGAATGCCGAAGAAACACAAGCCGCCCTGAGCGATGATATCTATTATATTGTTCCAGACAAGTGTACTGAGTGTGTGGGTTTCCACGACGAGCCTCAGTGTGCTGCCGTTTGTCCGGTAGATTGCTGTGTGGACGACGAAGACGTACGCGAATCTGAAGAAGAGCTGCTGGCCAAAAAAGACTGGCTGCACATGAACGAATAA
- a CDS encoding nucleotide exchange factor GrpE: MFKKKKNHDNNTPENKDNVAEETKLAGEETPQTEENAQEQAAAEQPELSAEDKLKEELAQANDKYLRLYAEFDNFRRRTTKERVELLQTAGKEVIVSLLPVLDDFERAIKSMETATDLTAIKEGVMLVQNKVKSILGSKGLKEMDARGAAFDADLHEAITNIPAPLDELKGKVVDELEKGYYLNDKVVRFAKVVVGA; encoded by the coding sequence ATGTTCAAGAAAAAGAAAAATCACGATAACAATACACCAGAAAATAAAGACAACGTGGCAGAGGAAACAAAGTTAGCAGGTGAAGAAACACCACAAACCGAAGAAAATGCGCAGGAACAGGCTGCTGCCGAGCAACCAGAACTTTCTGCAGAAGATAAATTGAAGGAAGAACTGGCACAGGCAAATGATAAATATCTGCGTCTGTATGCCGAGTTTGATAACTTCCGTCGCCGTACTACTAAGGAGCGCGTAGAGTTGTTGCAGACTGCAGGTAAAGAGGTGATTGTGTCTTTATTGCCGGTGCTGGACGATTTTGAGCGTGCCATCAAATCTATGGAAACAGCTACAGATCTTACCGCCATTAAAGAAGGTGTGATGCTGGTACAAAACAAGGTAAAAAGCATTTTAGGCAGCAAAGGCTTGAAAGAGATGGACGCCCGCGGCGCCGCTTTTGATGCCGACCTGCACGAGGCTATTACCAACATCCCGGCTCCGCTGGATGAGCTGAAAGGCAAAGTGGTTGACGAGCTGGAAAAAGGCTACTATCTGAATGATAAGGTGGTGCGTTTTGCCAAAGTAGTGGTAGGTGCGTAA
- a CDS encoding YceI family protein: protein MKKFITLAATVALFAFKPAADNSWTVDNAHSKLGFTVTHMMVSDVEGSFKSFSAKVTSSKDDFSDAVVDLNADVASVNTDNDQRDTHLKSADFFDAAKYPKMSFKSTSFKKVADKTYKVTGNLTLHGVTKPVTLDVKLRGTYVNQMSKKNTAGFKITGTIKRSDFGVGAKFGNAMLSDEVTLDANAEVTKD from the coding sequence ATGAAAAAATTTATCACTCTCGCCGCTACTGTTGCCCTGTTTGCTTTTAAACCTGCTGCCGACAATAGCTGGACTGTAGACAATGCTCACTCTAAATTAGGCTTTACTGTTACCCACATGATGGTATCAGACGTTGAAGGTTCATTCAAATCATTCAGCGCAAAAGTAACCTCATCTAAAGATGACTTTAGCGATGCTGTTGTTGACCTGAACGCTGATGTAGCTTCTGTTAACACCGATAACGATCAACGCGATACCCACCTGAAAAGCGCTGACTTTTTTGACGCTGCTAAATATCCAAAAATGAGCTTCAAAAGCACATCTTTCAAAAAAGTAGCCGATAAAACTTATAAAGTAACCGGTAACCTTACCCTGCACGGTGTAACTAAACCAGTTACCCTGGATGTTAAACTGCGCGGTACTTACGTTAACCAGATGAGCAAAAAAAATACTGCCGGTTTTAAAATTACCGGTACCATTAAACGCAGCGACTTTGGTGTAGGTGCTAAATTTGGCAACGCTATGTTAAGCGATGAAGTAACTCTTGACGCTAACGCTGAAGTAACTAAAGACTAA
- a CDS encoding phosphatase PAP2-related protein, giving the protein MSRSNSISLKETWKLVWNSSMGRFQMITGSVLLAVVLCILPSFFANIELRKGVQVNDWVLAQIPAHNMSVVIFAIIWGMGGLAFYRAARRPSMYVTYVWAYALTLIVRMFTISIVKLDPPAGLIQLTDPLTGIFYGHATITKDLFFSGHTTTLLLIYLTLEKKGDRILGLIAVFTVACLLLVQHVHYTMDILMAPFFVYPIYRLVKLMLGDDQLAS; this is encoded by the coding sequence TTGAGCAGATCTAATAGTATATCGTTAAAAGAAACCTGGAAGCTGGTTTGGAACTCATCCATGGGCCGTTTCCAGATGATTACCGGCTCGGTATTGCTGGCTGTGGTGTTATGCATACTGCCATCATTTTTTGCCAATATTGAGTTGCGCAAAGGCGTGCAGGTAAATGACTGGGTATTGGCTCAAATACCGGCTCATAATATGTCTGTGGTTATTTTTGCCATTATTTGGGGCATGGGCGGGCTGGCATTCTACCGCGCGGCACGCAGGCCATCAATGTATGTTACTTACGTATGGGCCTATGCACTTACACTGATAGTACGCATGTTCACCATCAGTATTGTAAAGTTGGATCCGCCTGCCGGTTTAATTCAATTGACTGACCCGCTTACCGGTATTTTTTACGGTCACGCCACCATCACTAAAGACCTTTTCTTTTCTGGCCATACAACTACCCTGCTGCTAATATATCTTACACTCGAGAAAAAAGGCGATAGAATACTGGGCTTAATAGCTGTATTTACGGTAGCGTGCCTGCTGTTGGTTCAACATGTACATTACACAATGGACATTCTAATGGCACCGTTTTTTGTGTATCCTATTTATCGCCTGGTAAAACTAATGCTGGGCGATGACCAATTGGCGTCATAA
- a CDS encoding acyl-CoA reductase, translating to MSKFIPQQYINAFSALGQQLNHPEGELRSLIQSEHLYNPWFTQQSVLDAVMAIGAMLSEENLAQWLSRYPEAGANPSKKVGLILAGNIPLVGFHDVLCVLISGHEALIKTSAQDTRLIKYVLQLLTEIEPDFAGKYQFVERLAGFEAVIATGSNNTSRYFEFYFGKVPHIIRKNRNSVALLTGNETTAQLHQLGNDIFEYFGLGCRNVSKMMVPEGYDFVPFFESIESYNEISNHHKYHNNYDYNKSIYLVNKDKHLDNGFLLVKEDTGLTSPLAVLHYETYTDLADAEQKLQAQTDNIQCVVTIANVNLNNQVVGFGQSQHPAVWDYADGVDTMRFLAAL from the coding sequence ATGTCAAAATTTATACCACAACAATATATTAATGCTTTTTCGGCCCTGGGCCAGCAATTGAATCACCCGGAAGGAGAGCTGCGCAGCCTCATTCAAAGCGAACATTTATACAATCCGTGGTTCACCCAACAGAGCGTTCTTGACGCGGTAATGGCCATAGGAGCCATGCTGAGCGAAGAAAATTTAGCCCAATGGCTGAGCCGTTACCCCGAAGCCGGCGCTAATCCCTCAAAAAAAGTTGGATTGATTTTGGCCGGAAATATTCCGCTGGTTGGTTTTCACGATGTGCTATGCGTACTAATTTCTGGCCATGAGGCGCTGATCAAAACCTCTGCACAAGACACTCGTTTAATTAAATATGTACTGCAGTTATTAACAGAAATTGAACCGGATTTTGCCGGCAAATATCAGTTTGTTGAGCGATTGGCCGGTTTTGAGGCCGTGATTGCTACCGGTAGCAACAATACATCGCGCTATTTTGAGTTCTATTTTGGCAAGGTGCCTCACATCATTCGGAAAAACCGTAACAGTGTTGCGTTGCTTACCGGCAATGAAACTACAGCGCAGTTGCACCAGTTAGGGAATGATATTTTTGAGTACTTCGGTTTGGGCTGCCGTAATGTATCTAAAATGATGGTGCCTGAGGGGTATGATTTTGTGCCATTTTTTGAGTCTATTGAAAGTTATAACGAAATATCAAATCACCATAAGTACCATAATAATTACGATTATAATAAATCTATCTATCTGGTAAACAAGGATAAGCATCTGGATAATGGTTTTTTACTGGTGAAAGAGGATACCGGACTAACATCGCCGTTGGCCGTTTTGCACTATGAAACTTATACAGATTTGGCAGATGCCGAACAAAAGCTGCAAGCACAAACAGACAACATACAATGCGTGGTAACCATAGCCAACGTTAACCTGAATAACCAGGTAGTGGGCTTTGGCCAGAGCCAGCACCCTGCCGTTTGGGATTATGCCGATGGTGTAGATACCATGCGGTTTTTAGCAGCGTTGTAA
- a CDS encoding C40 family peptidase, whose translation MEYGICNLAMAPLRAQPSERAEQVSQILFGEAFEIMEWNGQWARVITAFDGYEGWLNKLLFKTLEQASYQSLIENPATFTIHPVTQARKRTDDSMVYLPFGSSLSFLKGTIVDIADDAFEIMTEIGEQPDFEAIAKSFLNTPYLWGGRTHFGIDCSGFTQAVMRTQNILLKRDAYMQAEQGNTVDFLQEAKLGDLAFFDNDEGRIVHVGIMLNNEQIIHASGKVRIDTIDNQGIYAADQKKYTHKLRIIKRLF comes from the coding sequence ATGGAATACGGCATTTGTAACCTGGCAATGGCTCCCCTGCGCGCCCAGCCTTCTGAACGCGCCGAACAGGTATCGCAAATTTTATTTGGCGAGGCATTTGAGATTATGGAATGGAACGGGCAATGGGCCCGCGTCATCACCGCGTTTGATGGTTATGAGGGTTGGCTAAATAAATTGCTTTTTAAAACGCTGGAGCAGGCCTCCTATCAATCACTCATAGAAAACCCGGCTACTTTTACTATCCACCCGGTTACTCAGGCCAGGAAACGAACTGATGATTCTATGGTATACCTGCCTTTCGGCAGCTCATTATCTTTTCTGAAAGGCACCATCGTTGATATTGCAGATGATGCTTTTGAAATAATGACTGAGATTGGTGAGCAACCGGATTTTGAGGCTATCGCCAAATCATTTTTAAACACCCCCTACCTGTGGGGCGGCCGCACACACTTTGGTATTGACTGCTCTGGCTTTACCCAGGCAGTAATGCGCACGCAAAATATATTACTGAAACGCGACGCCTACATGCAGGCCGAGCAAGGCAACACAGTAGACTTTCTGCAGGAGGCCAAATTAGGTGATCTGGCATTTTTTGATAATGATGAAGGCCGCATTGTACACGTAGGCATTATGCTCAATAACGAGCAAATTATCCATGCCTCTGGCAAGGTGCGTATAGATACTATAGATAATCAGGGCATTTACGCTGCTGATCAAAAGAAGTACACGCACAAACTGCGCATCATTAAACGCTTGTTTTAA
- a CDS encoding cell division ATP-binding protein FtsE produces the protein MIGNTIIKLEGVDVFQQKHLVLSNVNLHIDKGDFVWLIGQTGSGKSSLLKVIYGDVAITGGEGHAGGYDLKKLAVKDVPFLRRKLGIVFQDFQLLTDRSIEDNLRFVMRATGWTDKNLITERTLDVLEKVGLRSKVKKMPHELSGGEQQRVVIARALINDPEIILADEPTGNLDPDTSEEIVMLLKQISQSGTAVLIATHDYHIIRAFPSRIIKCEAGKVIEDAEL, from the coding sequence ATGATAGGAAATACCATTATAAAGCTGGAAGGTGTAGACGTTTTTCAACAGAAGCACCTGGTACTCTCAAACGTTAACCTGCATATTGATAAAGGCGATTTTGTATGGCTCATCGGTCAAACCGGTTCGGGTAAAAGTAGCTTGCTGAAAGTGATTTACGGCGATGTTGCCATTACTGGTGGTGAAGGCCATGCCGGCGGTTACGATTTGAAAAAGCTGGCTGTTAAAGATGTACCTTTTCTGCGCCGTAAGCTGGGTATTGTTTTCCAGGATTTCCAATTATTGACCGACCGTTCTATTGAAGATAACCTGCGCTTTGTAATGCGCGCAACCGGCTGGACCGACAAAAACCTGATCACCGAGCGTACGCTTGATGTGCTGGAGAAAGTTGGTTTGCGCTCTAAAGTGAAAAAAATGCCGCATGAGCTATCAGGTGGCGAGCAACAGCGCGTGGTAATTGCCCGCGCACTGATTAACGACCCGGAAATCATCCTGGCCGATGAACCTACCGGTAACCTTGACCCCGATACGTCTGAAGAGATTGTAATGCTGTTGAAACAGATCAGTCAGTCAGGCACCGCTGTGTTGATTGCTACGCATGATTATCATATCATCCGCGCTTTCCCATCACGTATCATCAAATGCGAGGCAGGTAAGGTGATTGAGGATGCGGAGCTGTAA
- the dnaJ gene encoding molecular chaperone DnaJ: protein MSKRDYYDVLGVARGSSAEDIKKAYRKLAIKYHPDKNPGDKQAEENFKEAAEAYEVLSNQDKRQRYDQFGHAANAGSAAGAGGYGGGMNMEDIFSQFGDIFGGSNPFEGFFGGGGRQQGGGRRVVRGNDLRIKVRLTLEEIANGVEKKIKVNKQVICKTCDGSGAKDQSAFQTCKTCGGSGAVRRVTNTILGQMQTTSTCPTCNGEGTVITSKCNVCHGDGVVRGEETISINIPAGVSEGMQLSMSGKGNAAPRGGIPGNLIILVEEIPHETLKRDGNNVIYDMHISFIDAALGTSIEVPTIDGKAKIKIEPGTQGGRILRLKGKGVPEVNSYHRGDQLVHINIWTPKALNREERELLEKLANSPNFKPNPGKNEKSFFERMKEYFE from the coding sequence ATGTCAAAAAGAGATTATTATGACGTGCTGGGTGTAGCCCGAGGCTCCAGCGCTGAAGATATTAAGAAAGCCTATCGTAAACTGGCGATCAAATATCACCCCGATAAAAACCCGGGCGACAAACAGGCCGAAGAGAACTTTAAAGAGGCTGCCGAAGCTTACGAGGTGCTGAGCAATCAGGATAAGCGTCAGCGTTATGATCAGTTTGGTCATGCAGCCAATGCTGGTTCTGCCGCAGGTGCCGGTGGTTATGGCGGTGGCATGAATATGGAAGACATCTTCAGCCAGTTTGGTGATATTTTTGGCGGCAGCAATCCGTTTGAAGGTTTCTTCGGTGGCGGCGGTAGGCAACAGGGCGGCGGCAGACGTGTGGTGCGTGGCAATGACCTGCGCATTAAAGTACGCCTGACGCTGGAAGAAATTGCCAACGGCGTTGAAAAGAAAATAAAGGTAAACAAGCAGGTCATCTGTAAAACCTGTGATGGCTCGGGCGCCAAAGATCAATCGGCTTTCCAAACCTGTAAAACCTGTGGCGGCAGCGGTGCAGTGCGCAGAGTAACCAACACCATACTGGGCCAGATGCAAACTACCAGCACTTGTCCTACTTGTAATGGAGAGGGTACAGTAATCACTTCAAAATGTAACGTTTGTCATGGTGATGGCGTGGTGCGTGGCGAAGAAACTATCAGCATCAACATCCCTGCCGGCGTAAGCGAAGGCATGCAGCTGAGCATGAGTGGCAAAGGTAACGCAGCCCCTCGCGGCGGTATCCCTGGCAATCTGATTATTCTGGTTGAAGAGATTCCGCATGAAACGTTGAAACGCGATGGTAACAACGTAATCTATGATATGCACATCAGTTTTATAGATGCGGCCTTAGGTACCAGCATTGAAGTGCCAACCATTGACGGCAAGGCCAAAATTAAAATTGAGCCGGGCACGCAAGGTGGTCGCATCCTGCGCCTGAAAGGCAAAGGTGTGCCAGAAGTAAACAGCTACCACCGTGGCGATCAACTGGTGCACATCAATATCTGGACACCAAAAGCACTGAACCGCGAAGAGCGCGAATTGCTGGAGAAACTGGCTAACTCGCCAAATTTCAAGCCTAACCCAGGTAAGAATGAAAAGAGTTTCTTTGAACGGATGAAAGAGTATTTTGAGTAA
- a CDS encoding acyl-CoA thioesterase, which yields MTAALSYPPAGYKPVSFSVTTITELMIPSYANFGGKIHGGILLSLMDKVAYVCAAKHAGNYCVTASIDAVNFLAPVEVGDLVSLIASVNYVGKTSMVVGIKVISENVKASVVQHTNTSYFTMVAKDDQNKPAEVPGLILETQEQVRRFEEARKRKELKQSYGQEMQKIKAELDYDTCRETLAGERCWINL from the coding sequence ATGACCGCCGCCTTGTCTTATCCTCCCGCGGGTTACAAACCTGTTAGCTTTTCTGTTACCACCATTACCGAGCTGATGATACCTTCATACGCCAATTTTGGTGGTAAAATACACGGCGGTATATTGTTGTCACTAATGGACAAGGTTGCCTATGTATGCGCAGCCAAACATGCCGGTAACTACTGCGTAACAGCGTCTATTGATGCGGTTAATTTTTTGGCGCCGGTTGAGGTTGGCGATCTGGTGTCGCTCATTGCGTCAGTTAACTACGTTGGTAAAACATCTATGGTGGTGGGCATCAAGGTGATTTCTGAGAACGTAAAAGCCAGCGTTGTTCAACATACCAATACCAGCTATTTTACAATGGTAGCTAAGGATGATCAAAACAAGCCGGCAGAAGTGCCTGGCCTGATATTGGAGACTCAGGAGCAAGTAAGACGATTTGAGGAAGCACGCAAACGCAAGGAGCTAAAGCAGTCTTACGGCCAGGAAATGCAAAAAATAAAAGCCGAACTTGATTACGATACCTGCCGCGAAACATTGGCAGGCGAGCGATGCTGGATTAATTTATAA
- a CDS encoding sensor histidine kinase KdpD, with protein MTACIFVFGCLSVFAAASTERLDTVAGKNEVDRIVNLSIKETLTRPDSSRALAGRSLILAKKLNYDLGIGRSFFQIGMTYWAQSVVPVSQFYMMLAAPYLKNDKAWLATCYRCMGRNYVDLRQYPQAMQYFKKGLKLVGNSPEGKAEMYTEITVLYSTSRQYDVCLRYVDTALTYSRRVHNDDFISILYSRLGQVYLEKNKLEIADKWLDSCLTMSVRLKNTRLHAITLMDKSRLFLMRKQYQKAVDYANKGYQVADELGSTRLKIRAVGLLASVSEQQGNTAKAYALQKQVLSMRKEMDREGGQKAIQLVIDYSILNRKLNDIESLSRTNEANQARIKSQHRIIALLVVLLVTALITLLITYLYYRQKQNLNNKLKTQHQRLSDQKQLIEAQRADLEEVNRVKNKLLAIIGHDLRTPIANLNSITSLFADGHITTDELNRLMVDIIPIVRGAELTLANLTDFAQSQIKGKKVHASRVDVCQISNETEEIFRHQLKRKGIIFINECVSGCFATADANHVKVVMRNLIGNAIKFTEYKGRVKVTCQENKEMLEICVEDNGIGMSAEHASKVFNNSEHISKVGTMGESGTGLGLMLCRELIALNGGELWVETHEKEGCRFSFSLPLATQPIA; from the coding sequence ATGACGGCCTGCATCTTTGTATTTGGGTGCCTGTCCGTTTTTGCCGCTGCCAGTACCGAGCGGTTGGATACTGTTGCGGGCAAAAACGAGGTGGACCGTATTGTTAATCTGTCAATAAAAGAAACACTTACCAGGCCTGATTCTTCAAGAGCACTGGCCGGTCGGTCGCTAATTCTGGCCAAAAAATTGAATTACGATCTGGGCATAGGCCGTAGTTTTTTTCAGATAGGGATGACCTACTGGGCGCAGTCTGTAGTGCCAGTAAGCCAGTTTTATATGATGCTGGCCGCACCTTACTTAAAAAATGATAAAGCCTGGCTGGCCACCTGCTATCGCTGCATGGGGCGCAACTATGTAGATCTTCGGCAATATCCTCAGGCCATGCAGTACTTTAAAAAAGGACTAAAGTTGGTGGGCAATAGCCCCGAAGGAAAAGCGGAAATGTATACGGAGATTACGGTCTTGTACAGCACTTCCCGCCAGTACGATGTTTGCCTGCGTTATGTAGATACAGCTTTGACCTACAGCCGGCGCGTACACAATGATGATTTTATCAGTATTCTATATAGTCGCTTGGGGCAGGTTTACCTGGAGAAGAACAAGCTTGAAATAGCCGATAAATGGCTGGATAGTTGCCTGACTATGTCTGTTAGGTTAAAAAACACCCGGTTACATGCCATTACACTGATGGATAAGTCGCGCTTGTTTCTGATGAGAAAACAATATCAGAAAGCGGTCGACTACGCCAACAAAGGTTATCAGGTTGCTGATGAGTTAGGGTCCACACGTTTAAAGATAAGAGCTGTGGGGTTATTGGCCAGCGTTAGCGAACAGCAGGGCAATACAGCCAAAGCCTATGCATTGCAAAAGCAAGTGCTCAGCATGCGGAAGGAGATGGATAGGGAAGGCGGACAAAAAGCCATCCAGCTGGTTATTGATTACTCCATACTTAACCGTAAGCTTAACGATATTGAATCATTAAGCCGGACCAATGAGGCTAACCAAGCGAGAATTAAGTCGCAACACCGCATTATCGCATTGTTGGTAGTGTTATTGGTTACCGCCTTAATTACCTTGCTGATCACCTATTTATATTATCGGCAGAAACAAAACCTCAATAATAAGTTGAAAACTCAGCATCAGCGATTGTCTGATCAAAAGCAACTGATAGAGGCCCAGCGCGCTGATCTGGAAGAAGTAAACAGGGTTAAAAACAAGCTGCTGGCCATTATAGGGCATGATCTGCGCACACCCATTGCCAATTTAAACAGCATTACCAGTCTTTTTGCTGATGGGCATATTACTACAGACGAACTGAACAGATTAATGGTTGATATCATCCCGATTGTTCGGGGTGCGGAGCTTACGCTGGCTAATCTGACGGATTTTGCACAAAGTCAGATTAAAGGAAAAAAAGTACACGCTTCAAGAGTTGATGTTTGCCAAATTAGTAATGAGACCGAAGAAATATTCAGGCATCAACTGAAAAGGAAGGGTATCATATTTATCAATGAATGCGTGTCGGGGTGTTTTGCTACAGCAGATGCCAATCACGTTAAAGTTGTGATGCGTAACCTGATAGGTAACGCAATTAAGTTTACCGAATATAAGGGCAGGGTTAAGGTGACTTGCCAGGAAAATAAAGAGATGCTGGAGATTTGCGTAGAAGATAACGGTATTGGCATGTCGGCAGAGCACGCCTCTAAAGTGTTTAACAATAGCGAGCATATTTCTAAAGTAGGCACTATGGGTGAGAGTGGCACCGGGCTTGGCCTGATGCTGTGCAGAGAACTAATTGCTTTGAACGGCGGTGAACTGTGGGTAGAAACTCATGAAAAAGAAGGGTGTCGTTTTAGTTTCTCGTTACCGCTGGCAACCCAGCCAATCGCCTGA
- a CDS encoding fructose-6-phosphate aldolase, whose amino-acid sequence MYIIKVKGVAKIPDYVQLRDEQFTLLAYFRVDRPEKSLDKIGLSDKADYIMNLIKELPFGQIMKLEL is encoded by the coding sequence ATGTACATCATTAAAGTAAAAGGCGTTGCCAAGATACCCGATTACGTGCAGCTGCGCGACGAGCAGTTTACGCTGCTGGCTTATTTTAGGGTAGACAGGCCCGAGAAATCGCTGGATAAAATTGGTTTGAGCGATAAAGCCGATTATATTATGAACCTGATCAAAGAGCTGCCATTCGGGCAGATCATGAAACTTGAATTGTAA
- a CDS encoding DUF892 family protein, which produces MKNASNPQVTDPDALKQLFAHHLNRLYFGKHYLNDTLERLVNIASFRNLQLALEELWDDVKKQLDRLDEIYEKAGIIPSDADCIPVQSIFKEVFTLERRGIGMELLSDMDLMLYMQLIEHINITAYRMLRILAGSLNYGEIDQLLIESFDESVDDDRLFLMITNEYLAQQNA; this is translated from the coding sequence ATGAAAAACGCCTCAAACCCCCAAGTAACAGATCCTGATGCTCTGAAACAGCTTTTTGCCCATCACCTTAATCGTCTTTATTTTGGCAAGCACTATCTAAATGATACGCTGGAACGCCTGGTTAATATAGCCTCTTTCCGCAATCTGCAATTAGCCTTAGAAGAGCTTTGGGATGATGTAAAGAAACAACTGGATCGCCTGGACGAGATTTATGAGAAAGCCGGCATCATACCCTCTGATGCTGATTGCATACCTGTACAGTCTATTTTCAAAGAAGTATTTACGCTGGAGCGTCGTGGCATTGGTATGGAGCTGCTAAGCGATATGGATTTGATGCTTTACATGCAGCTGATTGAGCATATCAATATTACCGCCTACCGTATGCTGCGTATACTGGCCGGATCATTAAATTATGGAGAAATTGATCAGTTGCTGATTGAAAGCTTTGATGAATCGGTAGATGATGACCGGTTATTCCTCATGATTACTAACGAGTATCTGGCTCAGCAAAATGCTTAA